One genomic region from Quercus robur chromosome 4, dhQueRobu3.1, whole genome shotgun sequence encodes:
- the LOC126721343 gene encoding uncharacterized protein LOC126721343 encodes MAVSPINQTSLHHFRSISFPTRAHLLISEFNNQLSRLRYSEATSSSSTSLSQKLIGLQNLHDSVDYLLLLPFAQSLSQEQNQNWFNELLDGCLRLLDVCGVARDALLQTKESTHELQSTLRRRHGSKMELAREVEKYLASRKVVKKAMQKALKGMQTKLNSKKNEDLAIVSLLKELEAVTILVFESLLTFIVGSKLQSKSSGWFVVSKLVHPKRIACEGEETDANDFEKEDANVFTIQPAGSNFYSAYNTELLEIAGHESG; translated from the exons ATGGCTGTCTCTCCTATCAACCAAACCTCCCTTCACCATTTTCGCTCCATCAGCTTTCCCACTAGAGCACACCTGCTCATTTCAGAATTCAACAACCAATTGAGCAGATTGAGATATTCTGAAGCAACCTcttcatcatcaacatcattaAGCCAGAAACTAATTGGGCTTCAAAATTTACATGACTCTGTTGATTACTTACTCCTGTTGCCTTTTGCACAATCCTTATCCCAAGAGCAGAATCAGAATTGGTTTAATGAGCTGTTGGATGGATGTCTCAGGCTCTTGGATGTGTGTGGTGTAGCAAGGGATGCATTGTTGCAAACAAAGGAATCCACACATGAACTTCAATCAACCCTGCGCAGAAGACATGGCAGTAAAATGGAGCTTGCAAGGGAGGTTGAAAAATACTTGGCCTCTAGGAAGGTGGTAAAAAAGGCAATGCAGAAGGCCTTGAAGGGCATGCAAACTAAGTTGAACtctaagaaaaatgaagatcTAGCCATTGTTAGCTTGTTAAAAGAGCTAGAGGCTGTAactattttggtttttgaatcACTCTTGACCTTCATAGTTGGATCTAAGTTACAATCAAAATCAAGCGGCTGGTTTGTAGTTTCCAAGCTGGTGCACCCCAAGAGAATAGCATGTGAGGGTGAAGAAACAGATGCAAATGACTTTGAGAAGGAAGATgct AATGTTTTCACAATCCAGCCTGCAGGTTCCAATTTTTACTCTGCATATAATACTGAGCTTTTAGAGATTGCAGGGCATGAATCTGGTTGA
- the LOC126724365 gene encoding uncharacterized protein LOC126724365 produces the protein MAASPVNQTSLHHFRSNSFPTRAHPLISEFNDQLSRVRGSETTSSSSASLSQKLIGLQDLHDCVENLLLLPCTQVLAQEQHQKWFNELLDGSLKLLDVCGIARDALLKTKECTRELQSTLRRRHGNKMELAREIEKYLASRKVVKKAMQKALKGMQTKLNSKKNEDLAMVSMLKELETVTVMVFESLLTFIAGPKLQSKSNGWFVVSKLLHPKKVVCEDEETDADEFDKAVVALQSLISHKTSKSDYSILVQNVQNWMGKLESSIEDVEEVLECLSRRLVKTRVSFLNILNH, from the coding sequence ATGGCTGCCTCTCCTGTCAACCAAACCTCACTTCACCATTTTCGCTCCAACAGTTTCCCCACAAGAGCACACCCGCTCATTTCAGAATTCAATGACCAATTGAGCAGAGTGAGAGGTTCTGAAACAACCTCTTCATCATCAGCATCATTAAGCCAGAAACTCATTGGCCTTCAAGATTTGCATGACTGTGTTGAAAACTTGCTCCTGTTGCCTTGCACACAAGTCTTAGCTCAAGAGCAGCACCAGAAATGGTTTAATGAGCTATTGGATGGATCTCTCAAGCTCTTGGACGTGTGTGGTATTGCAAGGGATGCATTATTGAAAACAAAGGAATGCACACGTGAACTTCAATCAACCCTGCGTAGAAGACATGGCAATAAAATGGAGCTTGCAAGGGAGATTGAAAAATACTTGGCCTCAAGGAAGGTAGTAAAAAAGGCAATGCAAAAGGCCTTAAAGGGCATGCAAACTAAGTTGAACtctaagaaaaatgaagatcTAGCCATGGTTAGCATGTTAAAAGAGCTAGAAACTGTAACTGTCATGGTCTTTGAATCACTATTGACCTTCATAGCTGGACCAAAGTTGCAATCCAAATCAAACGGTTGGTTTGTGGTTTCCAAGCTATTGCACCCGAAAAAAGTAGTCTGTGAGGATGAAGAAACAGATGCAGATGAATTTGACAAGGCAGTTGTGGCATTACAATCTCTCATTAGTCACAAGACAAGCAAATCCGATTACTCCATTCTTGTTCAGAATGTGCAGAACTGGATGGGGAAGTTGGAGTCAAGCATTGAAGATGTTGAAGAGGTGCTTGAATGTCTGTCTAGGCGTCTAGTCAAAACCCGAGTTTCCTTTCTCAACATCCTCAACCACTAG
- the LOC126721342 gene encoding uncharacterized protein LOC126721342 — protein sequence MAVALPFLVIERMEENIATHHARSKSFPSEPHPLIPQIVEYLCRLKTSEATSSSSICHKLSDLQDLHDCLDKLLLLPLTQQAFIQDHHRKWFDQLLDVCSIAKDALLEMKTGIHELQSTMRRRQGGETRLAREVGKYFTTAWKVIPYIDKNHETQAIISTLREVETVNSAVLEPVLTFIAGKRLQSNLSNWSLVSKLVHPKRVASKGEEKNVNELEKVDAALESLIGHKKSKSDCLMNVESVQNWLGKLESSIQDLEEGIENHLRCLLKTRVSLINIINR from the exons ATGGCTGTTGCCTTGCCTTTCCTCGTTATAGAGCGAATG GAAGAAAACATAGCCACCCACCATGCTCGCTCTAAAAGCTTTCCCTCGGAGCCACACCCACTTATTCCACAAATAGTTGAGTATTTATGCAGACTGAAGACTTCTGAAGCTacctcatcatcatcaatatGCCACAAACTAAGTGACCTTCAGGACTTGCATGATTGCCTTGATAAGTTGCTTCTATTACCCCTAACTCAACAAGCATTCATCCAAGACCATCATAGGAAATGGTTTGATCAGCTGTTGGATGTTTGTAGCATTGCTAAGGATGCCTTGTTGGAAATGAAGACAGGCATACATGAACTTCAATCAACTATGCGCAGAAGACAAGGAGGTGAAACAAGGCTAGCTAGGGAGGTTGGGAAATACTTTACCACA GCATGGAAAGTAATTCCATATATTGACAAAAACCATGAGACTCAGGCTATCATTAGCACATTGAGAGAAGTAGAAACAGTCAACTCCGCTGTCCTTGAACCCGTGTTAACCTTTATAGCCGGAAAAAGGCTGCAATCAAATTTGAGCAACTGGTCTTTGGTCTCCAAGCTGGTGCATCCTAAAAGAGTAGCATCCAAGggtgaagaaaaaaatgttaatgaaCTTGAAAAGGTAGACGCCGCATTGGAGTCACTCATCGGTCACAAGAAAAGCAAATCCGATTGCTTGATGAATGTGGAGAGTGTACAAAACTGGTTGGGAAAATTGGAGTCAAGCATTCAAGACCTTGAAGAAGGGATTGAGAACCACTTAAGATGCCTACTCAAAACCAGAGTTTCCCTTATCAACATCATCAATCGCTAA
- the LOC126724364 gene encoding uncharacterized protein LOC126724364: MASSPLNQKSNYQARSISLPSKPHPLIVQCNEHLCRLGASDASSSTSSSLSSKLSCLQDLHECVEKLLQLPLTQQAIVQEHNDKWVEELLDGSLRLLDVCTAAKDALIHTKECARELQSIIRRRRGGEMELEREVQKYLMSRKVVKKAAQKALKGMERKCAEKNHENLVMVSTLREIEAATLDVFESLLSYVAGPRSRSKSSNWSLVFKLVHPKRVACENEETDKSELEKVDAALNSITGQTSSKSDYNVHVENVQSSLGQLEPIVQDLEEGLESLFRRLIRTRVSLLNIFNH, translated from the coding sequence ATGGCTTCCTCTCCTTTAAACCAAAAATCCAATTACCAAGCTCGTTCTATTAGCttaccctccaaaccacaccCTCTCATTGTACAATGCAATGAGCACTTGTGCAGATTAGGTGCTTCTGATGCTTCCTCTTCAACATCATCATCCTTAAGCAGCAAACTAAGTTGCCTTCAGGATTTGCATGAATGTGTTGAAAAGTTGCTTCAGTTGCCATTAACTCAGCAAGCCATTGTGCAAGAGCACAATGAcaaatgggtagaagagctTTTGGATGGATCACTCAGGCTCTTGGACGTGTGTACCGCAGCCAAGGATGCCTTGATACATACAAAAGAATGTGCACGTGAACTTCAATCAATTATTCGTAGAAGACGAGGAGGAGAAATGGAGCTTGAAAGGGAGGTTCAGAAATATTTGATGTCTAGGAAGGTTGTCAAGAAGGCAGCCCAGAAGGCCTTAAAGGGTATGGAAAGAAAGTGTGCTGAAAAGAACCATGAGAATCTAGTCATGGTTAGCACATTGAGAGAAATAGAAGCAGCCACCCTTGATGTGTTTGAATCCTTGTTGTCCTACGTAGCCGGCCCAAGGTCGCGATCAAAATCAAGCAACTGGTCCTTGGTGTTCAAGTTGGTACACCCCAAAAGAGTAGCATGTGAGAATGAAGAAACAGATAAATCTGAACTAGAAAAGGTGGATGCTGCATTGAACTCTATCACTGGTCAGACAAGTAGCAAATCTGATTACAATGTGCATGTTGAGAATGTTCAGAGCTCCCTGGGGCAATTGGAACCGATTGTTCAAGATCTTGAAGAAGGACTTGAGAGCCTTTTCAGGCGCCTAATCAGAACCAGAGTTTCACTTCTCAATATCTTCAACCACTAG
- the LOC126720548 gene encoding uncharacterized protein LOC126720548 translates to MADSRVNETSHHHFRSNSFPTRSHPLISEFNNQLNRLRCSEVTSSSSTSLSQKIIGLQDLHDCVDNLLLLPFAQALAQEQNQNWFNELLDGSLRLVDVCGIARDALLQTKGCTRELQSTLRRRHGSKIELAREVEKYLASRKVVKKAMQKALKGMQTKLNSKKNEDLAIVSLLKELEAVTISVFESLLTFIAGSKLQSKSSGWFVVSKLVHPKRIACEGEETDANDFEKEDAALQTLVSHKTSKCDYSIHVQNAQNWMGKLESSIQDVDEALECLSRRLVKTRVSFLNILNH, encoded by the coding sequence ATGGCTGATTCTCGTGTCAACGAAACTTCCCATCACCATTTTCGCTCTAACAGCTTTCCCACTAGATCACACCCGCTCATTTCAGAATTCAACAACCAATTGAACAGATTGAGATGTTCTGAAGTAACCTcttcatcatcaacatcattaAGCCAGAAGATAATTGGGCTTCAAGATTTGCATGACTGTGTTGATAACTTGCTCCTGTTACCTTTTGCACAAGCCTTAGCCCAAGAGCAGAATCAGAATTGGTTTAATGAGCTGCTGGATGGATCTCTCAGGCTCGTGGATGTGTGTGGTATTGCAAGGGATGCATTGTTGCAAACAAAGGGATGCACACGTGAACTTCAATCAACCCTGCGCAGAAGACATGGCAGTAAAATTGAGCTTGCAAGGGAGGTTGAAAAATACTTGGCCTCTAGGAAGGTGGTAAAAAAGGCAATGCAGAAGGCCTTGAAGGGCATGCAAACTAAGTTGAACtctaagaaaaatgaagatcTAGCCATTGTTAGCTTGTTAAAAGAGCTAGAGGCTGTAACTATTTCGGTTTTTGAATCACTCTTGACCTTCATAGCTGGATCTAAGTTACAATCAAAATCAAGCGGCTGGTTTGTAGTTTCCAAGCTGGTGCACCCCAAGAGAATAGCATGTGAGGGTGAAGAAACAGATGCAAATGACTTTGAGAAGGAAGATGCAGCATTACAAACTCTCGTTAGTCACAAGACAAGCAAATGTGATTACTCCATCCATGTTCAGAATGCGCAGAATTGGATGGGGAAGTTGGAGTCAAGCATTCAAGATGTTGATGAAGCGCTTGAATGTTTGTCAAGGCGTCTAGTCAAGACCCGAGTTTCTTTTCTAAATATCCTCAACCACTAG